From Caulobacter segnis, a single genomic window includes:
- a CDS encoding division/cell wall cluster transcriptional repressor MraZ, whose product MFLSTFEKQLDSKRRIVVPQEFRAAVSGMFDGIFCFPSIEADCLEAGGKALFDRYTGVIEELPFGDPIRSALETSVLGGMAKLSFDTAGRITLPDHLCEMCGLTDWVAVVGMGERFQIWSREAFQAHRAAQRDLAREGLAALRAQQRQAKLGSAS is encoded by the coding sequence GTGTTTCTCTCGACATTCGAGAAACAGCTCGACAGCAAGCGGCGCATCGTCGTGCCGCAGGAATTCCGCGCGGCCGTTTCCGGCATGTTCGACGGAATCTTCTGCTTCCCCTCCATCGAGGCCGATTGCCTGGAAGCGGGCGGTAAGGCCCTGTTCGACCGCTATACCGGCGTGATCGAGGAACTGCCGTTCGGCGATCCGATCCGCTCGGCCCTCGAGACCAGCGTCCTGGGTGGCATGGCCAAGCTGTCGTTTGATACAGCTGGTCGCATTACGCTTCCCGACCACCTGTGCGAAATGTGCGGTCTCACGGATTGGGTGGCCGTCGTCGGTATGGGTGAGCGTTTTCAGATCTGGTCCCGCGAGGCCTTCCAGGCTCATCGCGCGGCCCAGCGCGATCTGGCCCGGGAAGGGCTGGCGGCCCTGCGCGCCCAGCAGCGCCAGGCCAAGCTGGGGAGCGCCTCGTGA
- a CDS encoding FMN-binding negative transcriptional regulator: MHPAPAFRVEDRVILLDFLRAHPFVTIAASVGGRPFVAQTPVVVRDLDGEVALDFHLSRGNGLTPHLTQGFRAVALATGLDAYVSPDWYASADQVPTWNYQSVEAEGSVAPLDEAELIALLDDLSAQEEARLLPKKPWTRDKMKAGKFESLLRGIQGGRLFVERLEGTFKLSQNRVEADRLGAAAGLKDHPIAQLMRNIL, encoded by the coding sequence ATGCATCCGGCGCCGGCCTTCCGCGTCGAGGATCGTGTGATCCTGCTCGACTTCCTGCGGGCCCATCCGTTCGTGACCATCGCCGCTTCGGTCGGCGGGCGGCCGTTCGTGGCCCAGACGCCGGTCGTGGTCCGCGACCTGGACGGCGAGGTCGCGCTGGATTTCCATCTGTCGCGCGGCAACGGGCTGACCCCGCACCTGACGCAGGGCTTCCGCGCGGTGGCCCTGGCGACCGGCCTCGACGCCTATGTCAGCCCCGACTGGTACGCGAGCGCCGATCAGGTGCCGACCTGGAACTACCAGTCCGTCGAGGCCGAGGGCTCGGTCGCGCCGCTGGACGAGGCCGAGTTGATCGCCCTGCTGGACGACCTCTCGGCCCAGGAGGAGGCGCGGCTTCTTCCGAAAAAGCCCTGGACCCGCGACAAGATGAAGGCCGGCAAGTTCGAGAGCCTGCTGCGCGGCATCCAGGGCGGTCGGCTGTTCGTCGAGCGGCTGGAGGGGACGTTCAAGCTGTCGCAGAACCGGGTTGAAGCCGATCGCCTGGGCGCGGCGGCGGGTCTCAAGGACCATCCGATCGCGCAGCTTATGCGCAATATCCTCTAA